One genomic segment of Brassica napus cultivar Da-Ae chromosome A3, Da-Ae, whole genome shotgun sequence includes these proteins:
- the LOC125575326 gene encoding peroxidase 44-like: MRSITALFFLFCFLVPSALAQLRFGFYGRSCPRAESIVANVVANRFRRDRSITAALLRMQFHDCFVRGCDASLLIDPRPGRPSEKSTGPNASVRGYEIIDEAKRQLEAACPRTVSCADIVTLATRDSVALAGGPRFSVPTGRRDGLRSSPNDVNLPGPTIPVSASIQAFAAKGMNANDMVTLIGGGHSVGSIHCSLFQDRLNDPAMDRTLNARLRNTCRSPNDPSVFLDQRTPFIVDNAIYGEIRRQRGVMRIDQNMGLDRSTRGIVSSFAQSNALFRKRFAEAMVKMGRIGVLTGRSGEIRRNCRVFNNGR, from the exons ATGAGGTCAATCACAgctttgtttttccttttctgtTTCCTTGTCCCATCTGCCTTGGCGCAGCTCCGCTTTGGGTTCTACGGCCGATCATGCCCCCGCGCGGAATCTATCGTTGCTAATGTTGTTGCCAACCGTTTCCGCCGTGACCGTAGCATCACTGCAGCATTGCTTCGTATGCAGTTTCATGATTGCTTTGTCAGG GGTTGTGATGCTTCCCTCTTGATCGACCCAAGACCCGGAAGGCCATCAGAGAAAAGCACCGGACCCAATGCAAGTGTCAGAGGCTACGAGATCATTGATGAGGCCAAAAGACAGCTCGAGGCTGCATGCCCCCGAACTGTCTCATGCGCAGACATTGTAACTCTAGCCACCAGAGACTCAGTCGCATTAGCTGGTGGTCCAAGGTTCTCAGTACCAACAGGAAGACGTGATGGATTAAGGTCAAGTCCCAATGATGTGAACTTGCCCGGACCAACAATCCCTGTGTCTGCATCCATCCAAGCATTTGCAGCTAAAGGTATGAATGCGAACGACATGGTTACACTTATTGGTGGTGGCCACAGTGTTGGTTCTATTCATTGCAGTCTTTTCCAGGATAGGCTTAATGACCCTGCCATGGACCGCACTTTAAATGCTAG GTTGAGGAACACATGCCGTTCTCCAAATGACCCATCGGTATTCTTGGACCAAAGGACACCATTCATCGTGGATAACGCAATCTACGGAGAGATCCGAAGGCAGAGAGGAGTCATGAGGATTGATCAAAACATGGGTCTTGACAGGTCAACCCGTGGAATTGTGTCGAGCTTTGCACAAAGCAATGCACTCTTTAGGAAGAGATTTGCTGAAGCAATGGTGAAAATGGGTAGGATTGGGGTTCTTACCGGACGTTCTGGAGAGATCAGGAGAAACTGTAGAGTCTTCAACAACGGACGTTGA
- the LOC106440867 gene encoding peroxidase 44, which yields MKSITALFLLFCFLVPSALAQLKFAFYGPSCHRTGSIISSVVAERFRRDPSITAALLRMQFHDCFVTGCDASLLIDPRPGRPSEKSTGPNASVRGYEVIDEIKRQLEVACPGIVSCADIVALATRDAIKLAGGPSFLIKTGRRDGLRSNPADVNLPGPTIPVSASIQAFAAKGMSVNDMVTLIGGGHSVGSIHCSLFQDRLNDPAMDRSLNAQLRNTCRAPNDPSVFLDQRTPFVVDNAIFGEMQRQRAVMRIDSNLAFDGATRGIVSSFAQSNSLFRQRFAQAMEKMGTIGVLTGRAGEIRRNCRVFNNGR from the exons ATGAAGTCAATTACAGctttgtttttacttttctgTTTCCTTGTTCCCTCTGCTTTGGCGCAACTCAAGTTTGCGTTCTACGGTCCCTCATGCCACCGCACTGGATCTATCATTTCTTCTGTCGTCGCTGAACGTTTCCGTCGTGACCCTAGCATTACTGCAGCATTGCTTCGTATGCAGTTTCATGATTGCTTTGTTACG GGTTGTGATGCTTCCCTTTTGATTGACCCAAGACCAGGAAGGCCATCAGAGAAAAGCACAGGACCAAATGCAAGCGTGAGAGGCTATGAGGTCATtgatgagattaagagacagctCGAGGTTGCGTGCCCCGGAATTGTCTCATGCGCAGACATTGTAGCTCTAGCGACCAGAGATGCGATCAAATTAGCTGGTGGTCCAAGCTTCTTGATAAAAACAGGAAGACGTGATGGATTAAGGTCAAACCCAGCCGATGTGAACTTGCCCGGACCAACAATTCCTGTGTCCGCATCCATCCAAGCATTTGCAGCTAAAGGCATGAGTGTGAACGATATGGTTACACTAATTGGTGGTGGCCACAGTGTTGGTTCTATTCATTGCAGTCTTTTCCAGGATAGGCTTAATGACCCTGCCATGGACCGCTCACTGAACGCTCA GTTGAGGAACACATGTCGTGCCCCAAATGACCCATCCGTGTTCTTGGACCAAAGGACTCCATTCGTTGTGGATAACGCAATCTTTGGAGAGATGCAAAGACAAAGAGCAGTCATGAGGATTGATTCAAACTTGGCTTTCGATGGAGCAACCCGTGGAATTGTGTCGAGTTTTGCACAAAGCAATTCACTCTTCAGACAGAGATTTGCTCAGGCAATGGAGAAAATGGGTACCATTGGAGTCCTTACCGGACGTGCTGGAGAGATCAGAAGAAACTGCAGAGTCTTCAACAACGGACGTTGA
- the LOC106440868 gene encoding protein At-4/1, translated as MAATSDEQMRLLLSSFDQIYEDFKSGMSEMNVFRSRSNVETSRREALEISNKTLKEENERLKKLHTESLNNFVDQLEHRTKCHGLKEELKRVNDENRSKEHEHRNALESLMQKHVAKVEELENKIRSLLVEKATNEMVIDRLRQDLAANKSHIQAMSRKLDRVYSEVESKYEVEVQDLKDCLLMEQEEKIDITNKLQSLQKELVISRTTVAEKQRDTTSYRQVETLKQKLMKLRKENEILKRKLSSS; from the exons ATGGCGGCAACAAGCGACGAGCAGATGCGTTTGCTTCTCTCCAGCTTCGATCAGATCTACGAG GATTTCAAAAGCGGGATGAGCGAGATGAACGTGTTCAGATCGAGGAGCAATGTGGAAACCAGTAGAAGAGAGGCGCTTGAGATTAGCAATAAGACTCTTAAAGAAG AGAACGAAAGGCTGAAGAAGCTACATACAGAATCGTTAAACAACTTTGTCGATCAG CTTGAGCATCGAACTAAGTGCCACGGCTTGAAAGAAGAACTGAAGAGAGTGAATGATGAAAACAGAAGCAAAGAGCAT GAACATAGGAATGCTTTGGAGTCGCTTATGCAGAAGCATGTAGCAAAGGTTGAAGAGCTAGAGAACAAAATCAG AAGCCTTTTGGTTGAAAAGGCAACAAACGAGATGGTGATTGATAGGCTGCGCCAGGATTTGGCAGCTAACAAATCGCATATTCAAGCAATGTCGAGGAAGCTGGATCGAGTCTATTCCGAAGTGGAATCCAAGT ATGAAGTCGAGGTTCAGGATCTGAAGGACTGTCTTCTCATGGAGCAAGAAGAGAAAATTGATATTACTAACAAACTTCAGAGTCTGCAGAAGGAAC TGGTTATAAGTAGAACAACAGTAGCCGAAAAGCAGAGGGATACAACTTCATATCGACAGGTGGAGACTTTGAAGCAGAAGCTAATGAAACTGAGAAAAGAGAATGAGATCCTTAAACGGAAACTGTCTTCTTCATAG
- the LOC106442754 gene encoding uncharacterized protein LOC106442754, with protein MPSLPNEFIPYTDNTMTQNDFVPIQINRNETRTVVRSTFVTSGNTNYANLFSPSPPFTSSYRASQVYSSTLTFNSSRMAYQPRNNMVSAVRMRQISGFVNPHFSPVLATPTIPNMYHHATVPTNNMVTSQNGHDRVITSGQTIRNHSPNVFGNATPTISNMYDDVMVPTNNMVTSQNGHERVITSDPTINPPNVFNNNRETFYPEPIDYTKVDTNDKGGENKYQTHGIPNENHGSYMCPQCHSQFDISPIISAARMGLVHSSNETKDQENEKGPCARTKKRYREQSHPEVNGKARKIESEDKVPEESCGSKTN; from the coding sequence ATGCCTTCCCTACCAAATGAGTTCATCCCTTATACCGATAATACCATGACCCAAAATGATTTTGTTCCCATCCAGATTAACCGAAACGAGACCCGAACGGTGGTTCGATCAACGTTCGTTACTTCTGGAAACACAAACTATGCCAATTTGTTTTCTCCATCTCCGCCTTTTACTTCTTCTTACCGTGCTTCACAAGTCTATTCATCTACCTTAACATTCAACAGTTCACGCATGGCTTATCAGCCGAGAAATAACATGGTTTCTGCTGTGAGAATGCGTCAAATCTCAGGATTTGTTAACCCTCATTTTTCTCCAGTTTTGGCCACTCCAACCATCCCAAACATGTATCATCATGCTACTGTCCCAACCAATAATATGGTCACTAGCCAAAATGGTCATGACCGTGTCATAACTTCTGGTCAAACCATTAGAAATCACTCTCCAAATGTTTTTGGTAACGCCACTCCAACTATCTCAAACATGTATGATGATGTTATGGTTCCGACCAATAATATGGTCACTAGCCAAAATGGTCATGAACGTGTCATAACTTCTGATCCAACCATTAACCCTCCAAATGTTTTTAATAACAACCGGGAAACCTTTTACCCTGAACCTATCGATTACACTAAAGTCGACACAAATGACAAAGGTGGTGAAAACAAGTATCAAACCCATGGCATACCAAATGAAAATCACGGTTCATATATGTGTCCTCAGTGTCACAGTCAGTTTGATATTTCACCAATAATATCAGCTGCACGCATGGGGTTAGTTCATTCTAGCAATGAGACTAAAGATCAGGAAAACGAGAAAGGACCTTGTGCAAGAACTAAAAAAAGGTATCGTGAACAAAGTCATCCTGAAGTCAATGGTAAAGCTCGGAAGATCGAATCGGAGGACAAAGTTCCAGAAGAGAGCTGTGGCTCTAAAACTAATTAA